Proteins from one Salarias fasciatus chromosome 14, fSalaFa1.1, whole genome shotgun sequence genomic window:
- the bicra gene encoding BRD4-interacting chromatin-remodeling complex-associated protein isoform X4, translated as MDDEDGRCLLDVICDPEALNDFLHGSETHGHVPEVQPAVQLSANESTGLPRVSVDLDFLEDDDILGGSPGGEGGSNGIGTNHEPCDILQQSLAEANITEQSLQEAEAELDLGSFGIPGLTQVVQTLPDASLSGAGGTAVGVGIGVGGTAAIFPGSAPNATVTPPNATADMLGSVLAQQGLQIQPQVMNKAISVQPFMQPVGLGNVTLQSISSIQALSNGGQSGHLGIGQIQVVGQPTVMTINQSGQPILAKAMGGYQLHQSGAEVSGAGSQAGLGASGGGLLIQSNKATLGSPALNGPAVCVSSTNSSSGGTMTAPAGLVGFSSTPLSSGIGPQTQTQGQIMQNVIIQRTPTPIQPKPPQGGAIQPKLFKQQPQPQQQSQPQPAPQALQNDAHKALGLQQLPVSAAQNVAFLTGKPGSNVVLSTQATTQGPQFQQTLFKQQAAQASGKPLSVHLLNQPSSIVIPSQTVLQGQNHQFLLPQLQAGGQILTQHPGGHIITSQGPGTQLIANQILTANQNINLGQVLTSQGHPGAAHILSGPIQLQHGQMGTPTLFQMPVSLAQSQNQTQTHTVSGHAQTVIQGMPIQNSLTMLSQVEGLSPAVSLQPALQQQPGGVPSSTGAVTMAQGQPGECVTVLGSSTDQAAHPPQQLVQQSSILAMQPAPSVSTATTVPSSSPSMSVPTSSSVTAVGLVPPQAQHSPGRLLFTNQGSSMILSQESLQMFLQQEQHHQTENESTPSVGVPASVIVSSNSVTTPAPAVHDSQLTDSWVGQSHSPSPGPSPMTTVGKQVPSSGQQQPLKIQNMSPSPALTSHAAAPPVAESPQPSQSPLTLSQQIQSPHHQQQSRPPSQPQPQPQTPSRSCTPSSHPPLFIVHNQIAESPQPAAQGQPQQTPPQQAHIQVQLQPQPRPASQPAPYQQDMPPMSQSPKPPPAPPAQHQFTAPPVSVCATAVVKTQLPIQGLTSDQQHHLQIIAAQIQTLSSIAQPSPQQKQLLEKLHQVQHSIMIQAKQPPQPQPQPQPQPQPQPQATSQFSSQQGVPVDKVVIASSASAAAPAPLPSMLQPTSVLVKTPATASSDLQVFSGGQGPAGAMVNQTVTPASLTQPVQVQPKPGVISSVGGMTLGKGGMQIQVLGGNLTQMPAPQPPAPVQTQTTTMKMPFSAEPSKEARMLEQLRKHQGSALHPNYSAPFHSFEDTLHRLLPYHLYQGTANSSQDYQRVDDEFERVSCQLLKRTQAMLDKYRYLLFAESKQRLGPSAEMVMIDRMFIQEEKIALNQDKVLAKERPEEFVANVRMLESVLSQKKSSPAEPTPASTGVSSAAAAPAPAAPAPAPLPNVTPNPAPAPTPAPAPAPASLPPAASAPPAAPSVSPFPPTKLVIKQGGGGASVSWSSSCPPPPAAAAKPATEPTGQSSSFSRPPSASSSFSSSGSKAAADDDDALPQRTSKPPIKTYEARRRIGLKLKIKQDQTGFSKVVHNTALDPVHTPQPQPSSQSAAQQQTQPEAAGPHAKPRPLSTPPPSVIRTQSPVCTASSGLSVTISTSQSNAPSRGSNPSSAAPSSSSSSSSSTQMNGTLDHHDTAGLKHNPSSTATPSQTTCRLPLRKTYRENISPRVRPGVPGGGDESLSYPRTTPSPPRHEASTPPSERTVIASVKVEKRDREALHARTEASHDGGRLGGAVQGLSEMDEVFNRGIKTAQHHHLPQFLDREGAKERAEEHTDQETDVSTFKRLSGKNRHRVGGTFRMDQHAPGPPSPESSFARDSLLPAKRCKSDSPDMDNASFSSGSPPDDSLNEHLQCAIDSILNLQQEPSARGHHIKGGGRSHQHQSQRAGGSASSSHRSAAPPPSSASASSSLAQHPQVGGRGHNGSLVPQTQSR; from the exons ATGGATGATGAAGACGGCAGGTGCCTTCTAGATGTAATTTG TGACCCAGAAGCTCTCAATGACTTTCTTCATGGATCTGAGACCCAT GGCCATGTTCCAGAGGTCCAGCCGGCGGTCCAGTTGTCGGCCAACGAGTCGACGGGCCTCCCCAGAGTCAGTGTTGACCTGGACTTCCTGGAAGATGATGACATCCTGGGAGGATCCCCGGGTGGAGAAGGTGGGAGCAATGGCATTGGGACGAACCACGAGCCGTGCGACatcctgcagcagagcctggctGAAGCCAACATCACAGAGCAAAGCCTACAGGAGGCCGAGGCTGAGCTGGACCTGGGCTCCTTTGGAATTCCAGGCCTCACACAAGTGGTTCAGACGCTGCCCGATGCCAGCCTCTCTGGGGCGGGAGGCACTGCGGTTGGTGTAGGCATCGGTGTCGGGGGGACAGCAGCGATTTTCCCTGGATCAGCCCCGAACGCCACGGTGACCCCCCCAAACGCGACAGCTGACATGCTGGGATCGGTGCTCGCTCAGCAGGGCCTTCAGATCCAACCCCAAGTCATGAACAAGGCCATTAGCGTTCAGCCTTTTATGCAGCCCGTGGGCCTGGGAAATGTGACACTTCAATCCATTTCGAGTATCCAAGCTCTTTCAAACGGAGGTCAGTCTGGACATTTGGGGATCGGACAGATTCAGGTTGTGGGTCAGCCTACAGTCATGACTATCAATCAGTCTGGGCAACCAATCCTGGCTAAGGCCATGGGTGGCTACCAGCTGCACCAATCTGGAGCAGAGGTTTCAGGAGCTGGTTCTCAGGCAGGGCTTGGAGCCTCGGGAGGTGGACTTTTGATCCAAAGCAACAAGGCCACTTTGGGATCTCCAGCTTTAAATGGACCTGCCGTTTGTGTCAGTAGCACGAACAGCAGCAGTGGTGGTACAATGACTGCTCCCGCTGGGCTTGTGGGCTTTAGCAGCACCCCTCTAAGTTCAGGAATTGGACCCCAGACGCAAACCCAAGGCCAAATCATGCAAAACGTGATCATCCAGAGGACACCGACACCCATTCAGCCTAAACCCCCACAGGGGGGAGCCATCCAACCGAAGCTCTTTAAACAGCAACCacagccgcagcagcagtcccagCCACAGCCAGCGCCCCAAGCCCTGCAAAATGATGCCCATAAGGCTCTtgggctgcagcagctcccagtttctgctgctcagaatgTCGCCTTCCTGACAGGAAAGCCAGGCTCAAATGTTGTCCTGAGTACACAAGCCACAACACAAGGCCCTCAGTTTCAACAAACCTTGTTCAAGCAACAAGCAGCACAAGCGTCTGGAAAGCCTCTGAGTGTACATTTATTAAACCAACCGAGCAGCATCGTTATTCCCTCTCAGACTGTTCTACAAGGTCAAAACCACCAGTTTCTCTTGCCGCAGCTACAGGCGGGTGGACAGATCCTCACGCAGCACCCTGGGGGCCACATCATCACTAGTCAGGGGCCTGGTACACAACTCATTGCAAACCAGATTTTAACTGCAAACCAGAACATCAATTTGGGTCAGGTGTTGACTTCACAGGGCCATCCTGGTGCTGCCCACATCCTCTCCGGACCCATTCAGCTACAACATGGCCAGATGGGCACGCCCACACTCTTTCAGATGCCCGTTTCGTTGGCTCAGAGTCAAAATCAGACACAGACCCACACTGTCTCAGGTCATGCCCAGACAGTCATACAGGGCATGCCCATCCAGAACTCCCTGACCATGCTGAGTCAAGTGGAGGGCCTGAGTCCTGCCGTCAGCCTTCAGCccgccctgcagcagcagcccggtGGAGTCCCCAGCAGCACGGGAGCCGTAACCATGGCTCAAGGCCAGCCCGGAGAGTGCGTTACCGTGCTGGGAAGCTCCACGGACCAGGCTGCTCATCCTCCTCAGCAGCTTGTACAGCAGTCATCGATCCTCGCCATGCAACCGGCTCCCTCTGTGTCCACAGCGACCACAgttccctcctcttctccgtcCATGTCTGTTCCCACCTCCTCTTCCGTCACAGCGGTGGGGCTGGTCCCCCCTCAGGCTCAGCACAGTCCGGGAAGGTTACTGTTCACCAACCAAGGGTCCAGCATGATCCTGAGCCAGGAGTCTCTGCAGATGTTCCTGCAACAG GAGCAGCACCATCAAACAGAGAATGAGTCAACCCCCTCTGTGGGCGTTCCGGCGTCTGTAATCGTCAGCAGCAACAGCGTCACTACTCCAGCCCCCGCTGTCCATGACAGCCAATTAACAGACTCATGGGTGGGTCAGAGCCACAGCCCTTCCCCTGGCCCCTCCCCCATGACAACAGTGGGGAAGCAG GTTCCCTCCAGTGGACAGCAACAGCCCCTGAAGATCCAGAACATGTCCCCCTCGCCAGCCTTGACGTCGCACGCCGCCGCGCCCCCGGTGGCGGAAAGCCCCCAGCCCTCGCAGTCCCCTCTCACCCTGAGCCAGCAGATCCAGTCACCGCACCATCAGCAGCAGTCGCGTCCCCCGTCCCAGCCTCAGCCGCAGCCCCAAACCCCCTCTCGCTCGTGCACGCCTTCATCTCACCCCCCACTCTTTATTGTCCATAACCAAATCGCGGAGTCCCCTCAACCCGCCGCCCAAGGCCAGCCCCAGCAAACGCCGCCCCAGCAGGCGCACATTCAAGTTCAGCTGCAGCCCCAGCCGCGGCCGGCTTCTCAGCCCGCCCCTTATCAACAGGATATGCCTCCCATGTCGCAGTCGCCCAAGCCTCCTCCCGCACCGCCGGCGCAGCACCAGTTCACTGCGCCTCCTGTCAGCGTTTGCGCCACCGCCGTCGTGAAGACCCAGCTTCCCATCCAGGGCCTGACGTCGGAtcagcagcaccacctgcagATAATAGCAGCACAAATTCAGACTCTGTCGTCCATCGCTCAGCCGTCGCCTcagcagaaacagctgctggagaagctgcaccAG GTCCAGCATAGCATCATGATCCAAGCCAAGCAGCCCccccagcctcagcctcagcctcagcctcagcctcagcctcagcctcaagCCACCAGTCAGTTCAGTTCCCAGCAAGGTGTGCCTGTTGATAAAGTGGTGATCGCATCATCCGCCAGCGCTGCTGCTCCCGCTCCGCTCCCCTCAATGCTGCAGCCGACGTCAGTGCTCGTTAAAACTCCTGCTACAG catcaaGTGACTTACAGGTATTCTCAGGAGGCCAAGGGCCAGCTGGAGCAATGGTGAATCAGACTGTCACTCCTGCCAGCCTTACTCAGCCTGTACAG GTTCAGCCAAAGCCAGGAGTGATCAGCTCAGTGGGGGGGATGACTCTGGGGAAAGGTGGGATGCAGATACAGGTGTTGGGAGGTAACCTGACTCAAatgcctgctccacagcccccAGCTCCCGTGCAAACTCAG ACGACAACAATGAAAATGCCTTTCAGTGCAGAGCCCAGTAAAGAAGCCAG GATGCTTGAACAGCTAAGAAAACATCAGGGTTCAGCGCTTCATCCAAACTACAGTGCTCCTTTCCACTCTTTCGAGGACACACTGCACAGACTGCTGCCTTACCATCTCTACCAGGGAACTGCCAACTCTTCTCAAGACTATCAAAGAG TGGATGATGAGTTTGAGAGGGTCTCATGCCAGCTGTTGAAAAGGACCCAGGCCATGCTGGATAAATATCGTTACTTGCTCTTTGCGGAGTCAAAA CAGAGACTGGGCCCCTCGGCAGAGATGGTGATGATCGACCGGATGTTCattcaggaggagaagatcgcTTTAAATCAGGACAAGGTTCTGGCCAAGGAGAGACCAG AGGAGTTTGTGGCAAACGTGCGAATGTTGGAGAGCGTCCTCTCTCAAAAGAAATCATCACCTGCTGAACCCACGCCAGCGAGTACCGGcgtctcttctgctgctgctgctcctgcacccgCTGCCCCCGCCCCGGCCCCCCTCCCCAACGTTACCCCGAATCCTGCCCCCGCCCcgactccagctccagctccagctcccgcctccctgccccctgctgcttcagctcccCCTGCCGCCCCGTCCGTTTCCCCTTTCCCCCCAACCAAGCTGGTCATCAAgcagggagggggcggagcttctgtgtcctggtccagcagctgccccccgcctccagctgcagcagccaagCCGGCGACCGAACCCACCGGCCAGAGCTCCTCTTTCAGCCGTCCTCCATCAGCatcctcctcgttctcctcctcgGGCTCTAAAGCGGCGGCCGACGACGACGACGCCCTGCCGCAGCGAACCAGCAAGCCCCCCATTAAGACCTACGAGGCCCGCAGGAGAATCGGCTTGAAGTTGAAGATCAAGCAGGATCAGACTGGGTTCAGTAAGGTGGTCCACAACACTGCCTTAGATCCGGTGCACACACCTCAACCTCAGCCGAGCAGCCAGTCGGCGGCGCAGCAGCAGACTCAGCCGGAAGCCGCTGGACCACATGCAAAGCCCCGCCCTTTGTCGACCCCCCCTCCCTCGGTCATCAGAACTCAGTCCCCCGTATGCACTGCTTCATCCGGGTTATCGGTCACGATATCAACCTCTCAGTCTAACGCACCGTCGAGAGGCAGCAATCCCTCCAGCGCAGcgccatcctcctcctcctcctcctcctcctccacgcaGATGAACGGGACGCTGGATCACCACGACACGGCCGGGTTGAAACACAACCCCTCCTCCACTGCCACCCCCTCACAGACAACCTGCCGCCTGCCCCTCCGAAAGACCTACCGGGAAAACATCAGCCCCCGGGTCCGGCCCGGCGTCCCGGGCGGCGGCGACGAGAGTCTGTCCTACCCCAGAACCACGCCGTCGCCCCCCAGGCACGaggcctccacccctccctcagAGCGAACAGTGATAGCCAGCGTGAAGGTGGAGAAAAGAGACAGGGAGGCCCTGCACGCTCGCACGGAGGCGAGCCACGACGGGGGCCGCCTGGGCGGCGCCGTGCAGGGGCTGAGCGAAATGGACGAGGTCTTTAACCGCGGGATTAAAACCGCTCAACACCACCACCTCCCGCAGTTCCTCGACAGGGAGGGCGCCAAGGAGAGGGCGGAGGAGCACACAGACCAAGAGACAGATGTAAGTACTTTTAAAAGATTGAGCGGAAAAAATAGACACAGGGTGGGGGGGACGTTTAGGAtggaccagcatgcacctggGCCTCCGTCCCCGGAGTCCTCCTTCGCTCGAGACTCTTTGCTTCCTGCCAAACGTTGCAAGTCGGACTCTCCTGACATGGACAATGCCAGCTTCTCCAGCGGCAGCCCTCCGGACGACTCTCTGAACGAGCACCTGCAGTGCGCCATCGACAGCAtcctgaacctgcagcaggagccCTCGGCCCGCGGGCACCACATCAAAGGGGGCGGCAGGTCCCACCAACACCAAAGTCAGCGGGCGGGGGGCTCGGCGTCCTCGTCCCACAGGTctgcggccccgcccccttcctcGGCCTCTGCGTCGTCCTCGTTGGCCCAGCACCCTCAGGTCGGCGGCCGCGGCCACAACGGCAGCCTGGTGCCCCAGACTCAGAGCAGATAA